A part of Cervus elaphus chromosome 11, mCerEla1.1, whole genome shotgun sequence genomic DNA contains:
- the SLC35F6 gene encoding solute carrier family 35 member F6 isoform X2, with protein MAWTKYQLFLAGLMLVTGSINTLSAKWADNFVAPGCGGSQEHSFQHPFLQAVGMFLGEFSCLAAFYLLRCRAARHPDTSADPQQPFNPLLFLPPALCDMTGTSIMYVALNMTSASSFQMLRGAVIIFTGLFSVAFLGRRLALSQWLGILATIAGLVVVGLADLLSKHDSQHKLSEVITGDLLIIMAQIIVSIQMVLEEKFVYKHNVHPLRAVGTEGLFGFVILSLLLIPMYYIPAGSFSGNPRGTLEDALDAFCQVGRQPLIALALLGNISSIAFFNFAGISVTKELSATTRMVLDSLRTVVIWALSLALGWEAFHPLQILGFLILLAGTALYNGLHRPLLARLSRGRPPAEEGERERLLGGSRTAINNAS; from the exons GTGGGCGGACAACTTTGTGGCCCCAGGCTGTGGAGGGAGCCAGGAACACAGCTTTCAGCACCCCTTCCTCCAG GCAGTGGGCATGTTCCTGGGGGAGTTCTCCTGCCTGGCTGCCTTCTACCTCCTCCGGTGCAGAGCTGCGCGGCACCCAGACACCAGCGCAGATCCCCAGCAGCCCTTCAACCCTCTCCTtttcctgcccccagccctctgcGACATGACAGGGACCAGCATCATGTATGTGG ccctgAACATGACCAGTGCCTCCAGCTTCCAGATGCTGCGGGGAGCCGTGATCATCTTCACAGGCCTGTTCTCGGTGGCCTTCCTGGGACGGAGGCTTGCGCTGAGCCAGTGGCTGGGCATCCTCGCGACCATCGCCGGGCTGGTGGTGGTGGGCCTGGCCGACCTCCTGAGCAAGCATGACAGCCAGCACAAGCTCAGTGAAGTCATCACAG GGGATCTGTTGATCATCATGGCCCAGATCATCGTCTCCATCCAGATGGTGCTGGAGGAGAAGTTCGTCTACAAGCACAACGTGCACCCACTGCGGGCGGTCGGCACAGAGG GCCTCTTTGGCTTCGTGATCCTCTCCTTGCTGCTGATACCCATGTACTACATCCCTGCCGGCTCCTTCAGCGGAAACCCTCGAGGTACGCTGGAGGACGCGCTGGATGCCTTCTGCCAGGTGGGCCGACAGCCGCTCATCGCACTGGCGCTGCTGGGCAACATCAGCAGCATCGCCTTCTTCAACTTTGCGGGCATCAGCGTCACCAAGGAGCTGAGCGCCACCACCCGCATGGTGCTGGACAGCCTGCGCACCGTTGTCATCTGGGCGCTGAGCCTGGCGCTGGGCTGGGAGGCCTTCCACCCGCTGCAGATCCTTGGCTTCCTCATCCTCCTGGCGGGCACCGCCCTCTACAATGGGCTGCACCGCCCACTGCTGGCCCGCCTGTCCAGGGGCCGGCCCCCGGCCGAGGAAGGAGAGCGTGAGAGGCTGCTGGGGGGCTCTCGGACTGCCATCAACAACGCCAGCTGA
- the CENPA gene encoding histone H3-like centromeric protein A has translation MGPRRSRKPETPRRRPASPAPAARRPAPSLGTSSRSPARRRYRILKEIRTLQKTTHLLLRKTPFCRLAREICVQFTRGVDFNWQAQALLALQEAAEAFLVHLFEDAYLLSLHAGRVTLFPKDVQLARRIRGIQEGLG, from the exons ATGGGCCCGCGCCGGAGCCGCAAGCCCGAAACACCAAGGAGGCGCCCCGCGAGCCCGGCTCCCGCCGCCCGCCGGCCGGCCCCGTCCTTAG GCACGTCCTCCCGTTCACCTGCTCGCCGGAGATATAGAATCCTGAAGGAGATCCGAACTCTTCAGAAGACCACACACCTGCTGTTAAGAAAGACCCCCTTCTGCCGCCTG GCAAGAGAAATATGTGTTCAATTCACTCGTGGTGTGGACTTCAATTGGCAAGCCCAGGCCCTGTTGGCCCTACAAGAG GCAGCAGAAGCATTTCTAGTTCATCTCTTCGAGGATGCCTATCTCCTCTCCTTACACGCCGGCCGCGTCACGCTCTTCCCAAAGGATGTGCAGCTGGCCCGGAGGATCCGAGGCATTCAGGAAGGGCTTGGCTGA